Proteins encoded by one window of Aptenodytes patagonicus chromosome 9, bAptPat1.pri.cur, whole genome shotgun sequence:
- the CHMP1B gene encoding charged multivesicular body protein 1b has product MSNMEKHLFNLKFAAKELNRNSKKCDKEEKAEKAKIKKAIQKGNMEVARIHAENAIRQKNQAINFLRMSARVDAVAARVQTAVTMGKVTKSMAGVVKSMDATLKSMNLEKISALMDKFEHQFETLDVQTQQMEDTMSNTTTLTTPQNQVDMLLQEMADEAGLDLNMELPQGQTGSVGTSVASAEQDELSQRLARLRDQV; this is encoded by the exons ATGTCCAACATGGAGA AACACCTGTTTAATTTGAAGTTTGCTGCAAAGGAACTCAACAGGAACTCAAAAAAATGCgacaaagaagaaaaggctgagaaagctaAAATTAAGAAG GCAATTCAGAAGGGTAACATGGAAGTCGCACGAATACATGCGGAAAATGCAATCCGCCAGAAGAATCAAGCCATCAATTTCTTGCGCATGAGTGCCAGGGTAGATGCTGTAGCAGCAAGAGTTCAGACTGCAGTGACAATGGGCAAG GTAACGAAGTCGATGGCAGGGGTAGTTAAGTCTATGGATGCCACACTGAAGAGCATGAACTTGGAAAAG ataTCTGCACTAATGGATAAATTTGAACATCAGTTTGAAACACTGGATGTTCAGACGCAACAGATGGAAGACACAATGAGCAACACTACTACACTAACAACGCCACAA AACCAAGTGGATATGCTTTTGCAGGAAATGGCAGATGAAGCAGG TCTTGATCTGAACATGGAACTACCTCAAGGACAGACAGGTTCTGTTGGTACAAGCGTTGCCTCAGCAGAACAG GATGAGCTGTCACAGAGACTGGCCCGCCTACGTGATCAAGTTTAA